TTTATATTAATTTTTTGAGCTGAACAACTACAGAATAGTCCTATAAAAAGTAATATTAAAAAAAAATTATTCAAAATTTGTTTTTTGACTATCATAATACATATATTTTTTTAATTGAGAAATGTAAACTCTTAGTTTTACATTAGGATTATCTTTTGCTACATTAATATCACAACCACCTTTCAGGCAACGAACATCTCCGCTAGGTCTGTATCCTTTTGAAAATGATTCAAATCCACTTGCAGGAGTCCAACCAATTCCATCATTAGGGTGGTTATGATCTTGAGCAAAAATTGTGCTTGGATAAAAATAATCACCATTAAAAGAGAAATTAGACATCCCTAAGTCTTTAGCATTAAATGGAGATTTTGTAGGCAAATGAAAAGTTCCAACCACTGAAAATATACCCTTAGACCCATTAAGTGAAGTATTTGAAGATTCTACACTAGTGTTATTATACATATATTCTGCAACTTCCTTTGCTTTTCCTTCATTATTATAGAAGCTTAAAGTTGTCATCCTGTCCGAAAAATTTCCTTCTGAATCTTTTAAAGGCACTTTTAAAGTAATTTCCTGTTTATTCTTTTCAATGTAACCTTTTTCTCCAACATCAACACCACCATCATTTTCAGCTTTAAGATTTCCATTATTATCAAAATTTTTAGAAGCATAAATTACATCTCTATCTGATTCTGCTTTCCAAATTAAATTTGCCTTTTCATCTAGTTCATATATGTCTTCATTTCTCCCGTCAGGATCAATAAAACGAATTGGATTGTTAAAACCATATCTAAATGGTGACCAAGCTCTATTCATTTCAGCCAACGGATCCACAACGCCCCATCTTCCAATATCTGCCATATACATCCTTGCGCCATAATCATACATTCCCGTTTCTTGTAATTCTTTTCCGTTGTACTTATAACTATAATATCCTCCAAAATTAGAAGTACTAAGCATTCCTTCAATATGGTTTAAACCAAATGGATAA
The sequence above is a segment of the Chryseobacterium culicis genome. Coding sequences within it:
- a CDS encoding RHS repeat domain-containing protein; translated protein: MYQYKDHLGNARVSFAKNSEGALEITDTNNYYPFGLNHIEGMLSTSNFGGYYSYKYNGKELQETGMYDYGARMYMADIGRWGVVDPLAEMNRAWSPFRYGFNNPIRFIDPDGRNEDIYELDEKANLIWKAESDRDVIYASKNFDNNGNLKAENDGGVDVGEKGYIEKNKQEITLKVPLKDSEGNFSDRMTTLSFYNNEGKAKEVAEYMYNNTSVESSNTSLNGSKGIFSVVGTFHLPTKSPFNAKDLGMSNFSFNGDYFYPSTIFAQDHNHPNDGIGWTPASGFESFSKGYRPSGDVRCLKGGCDINVAKDNPNVKLRVYISQLKKYMYYDSQKTNFE